Proteins encoded together in one Calditrichota bacterium window:
- a CDS encoding M36 family metallopeptidase, whose amino-acid sequence MAVAMAAIALANLAFAVHVYEVNPLETPPTHWDEGSAWENDGNAVIDTRSGRLQSVSQLHEGPYSGTPEEAAWEFLSAHKDWLGMAPTKDGLQVARSAESPGGYHVTFERVINGVRVYPGNAVVSFDRDMYATFYFSSLYLFDNTVVTTPAISSSMAIQIAKSYVEPQTEAIFGPETDLVVWAGDNRDFALCWRVLVNYSEESDAGGDWEIMVEASSGAILRAKDIAMAVNGTGYVFDPNPIVTSGMPYGSTGLTDNNDADSPQLTAQRFNRTLLDISSFPLFGTTYYYLTGPYCDIDDIEAPTIAPVIQAGSSAFNYTRSADAFEDVVTYYHIDKSQRWMRSLGFLSIQNAPLPCDPHAENFSCNAHYHPSGNYLTFGQGSSTSDADAAEDADVVLHEYGHAIHNSITPGWGGGDEGRLGEGWGDYWANSYSRSVSTYGGNWVVNWALQPCFGGRSMQAGLHYPEDNTGVHYGGQIWSQALHDAEININSRTVMNKVSLQSYYYYGTGASMLTAANAVITADQNLYSGSHVGGITTSFVARGLIDPPNNDECPGYTISALPYVGVGSTATAAFNYSHSCASSNAQDVVYTLSPAACPRDIVVSLCGSSYDTAVEIRYGGSCPGSFSAGCNDDYSGCGLQSQIAFTADANTTYYIIVFGFSTNSGSYNIAVTGSAHDPIPANDSCPGSTVISTLPYSDSGTTCGATNNYNTCVGTSSPEVVYTYTSPTCQTVTVSLCGSSYDTAIEVRSGGSCPGNTLVACNDDYCGLSSQVTFEAAANQTYYFFVHGYSTTSQGNYVLNVTSGGLFVPANDTCPGTTINSLPFTDNGNTVCANNDFANCIGTTSPDVVYNYTPLACGMVTVSLCGSNYDTAIEVRAGGDCPGLVRVNCNDDFCSLQSELTFFAEAGVHYYFIVHGFFTYAGPYTINVAGQSGGIRPNDACTGAYAITQLPYTDVGSTYCADNDNANCVGTNSWDVFYSLQLESCTEVTVSLCGSEYDTGLEIRSGGFTCPGTISIACNDDNYCGDQYVLQSTATFTALSGRPYWIIVHGYSGYAGPFIMNVTGNTCSPESLVVIRQNNDIYLDWAPVASSGSVTYSVYRTTTPDPQPIAANLIGTTANAFYTDANATANPNLQYYYIVTALGPTLLLDTPGDAAIASVQTKTETVEATTESMSFYLNPDWISGPNPDKPQPDEEFVPAVNWYGTLAPQPESKQVKN is encoded by the coding sequence GTGGCTGTCGCTATGGCAGCCATCGCGCTGGCCAACTTGGCCTTTGCCGTCCATGTCTATGAGGTCAACCCTCTTGAGACACCGCCGACTCATTGGGACGAAGGCAGCGCATGGGAAAATGACGGGAATGCGGTGATTGACACCCGTTCGGGCCGCCTACAATCCGTCAGCCAGCTTCACGAAGGTCCTTATAGCGGAACACCGGAGGAAGCCGCTTGGGAGTTTCTGTCGGCACATAAAGATTGGTTGGGTATGGCTCCGACCAAAGACGGACTTCAGGTGGCGCGCTCCGCGGAATCTCCCGGCGGCTACCACGTGACATTTGAGCGAGTCATTAACGGCGTGCGAGTCTACCCGGGCAACGCGGTCGTCTCGTTTGACCGCGACATGTACGCCACTTTCTATTTTTCGAGTCTTTACCTCTTCGATAATACGGTCGTCACGACTCCCGCGATCTCTTCGAGCATGGCGATTCAGATTGCCAAATCATATGTTGAGCCCCAAACAGAGGCGATCTTCGGCCCTGAGACGGATTTGGTGGTTTGGGCCGGTGACAACCGCGATTTTGCGTTGTGCTGGCGAGTGCTCGTAAACTACTCCGAGGAATCGGATGCCGGCGGAGATTGGGAGATCATGGTCGAAGCGAGCAGCGGGGCGATTTTGCGCGCCAAGGATATTGCGATGGCCGTGAATGGTACGGGATACGTTTTTGATCCGAATCCGATTGTGACGTCGGGCATGCCGTACGGATCGACCGGATTGACGGACAACAATGACGCAGATTCTCCGCAGCTAACCGCGCAGAGATTCAACAGGACGTTGCTGGACATTTCTTCATTTCCGTTGTTTGGCACGACTTACTACTATCTGACCGGTCCCTATTGTGACATCGACGACATCGAAGCGCCGACAATAGCACCGGTAATTCAGGCTGGCAGCTCGGCGTTCAACTATACTCGCTCCGCGGATGCCTTTGAAGACGTCGTTACGTACTACCACATTGACAAGAGTCAACGTTGGATGCGCTCGTTGGGATTTTTGAGCATTCAAAATGCGCCGTTGCCTTGTGATCCTCACGCCGAAAATTTCAGTTGCAACGCGCACTATCATCCGTCTGGCAATTACCTGACGTTTGGACAAGGCTCAAGCACGTCGGATGCGGATGCCGCCGAAGATGCGGACGTTGTCCTCCACGAATACGGTCATGCGATCCACAACTCGATTACTCCGGGCTGGGGCGGCGGCGACGAAGGTCGTCTTGGTGAAGGCTGGGGCGACTACTGGGCGAATTCGTACAGTCGATCCGTGTCGACCTACGGTGGGAACTGGGTCGTGAACTGGGCATTGCAGCCATGTTTCGGGGGCAGGTCGATGCAAGCGGGATTGCACTATCCCGAAGACAATACGGGTGTTCATTACGGCGGACAAATTTGGAGTCAGGCTCTGCACGACGCGGAGATAAACATCAACAGCCGCACGGTAATGAACAAGGTCTCGCTGCAGAGCTATTATTACTACGGCACCGGTGCTTCGATGCTCACCGCTGCAAATGCGGTGATCACAGCGGATCAGAACCTCTATAGCGGATCACATGTCGGCGGCATCACGACGTCGTTTGTTGCACGCGGATTAATCGATCCGCCGAACAACGACGAATGCCCCGGCTACACGATCTCTGCACTTCCGTATGTCGGCGTCGGCAGTACGGCAACAGCAGCATTTAACTACTCGCATTCTTGTGCGTCCTCCAACGCTCAAGACGTCGTTTACACGTTGTCTCCGGCAGCCTGCCCGCGCGACATCGTGGTCAGCTTGTGCGGTTCGAGCTACGACACCGCAGTCGAAATTCGTTATGGCGGGTCATGTCCGGGAAGTTTTTCGGCGGGGTGCAATGACGACTACAGCGGCTGCGGCCTGCAAAGCCAGATAGCTTTTACAGCGGACGCGAACACGACGTACTACATCATTGTTTTCGGATTCAGCACGAACTCCGGCAGCTACAATATCGCAGTGACCGGCTCCGCGCACGATCCGATTCCGGCGAACGACTCGTGCCCCGGATCAACCGTCATCAGTACGCTTCCGTACAGCGATTCGGGAACGACCTGTGGCGCGACAAACAACTACAATACTTGCGTGGGAACGTCGTCACCCGAAGTGGTTTACACGTACACATCTCCAACTTGTCAGACCGTGACGGTTTCTTTGTGCGGATCGAGCTATGACACGGCGATTGAAGTCCGCTCCGGCGGAAGCTGTCCGGGAAACACGCTCGTTGCCTGCAACGATGATTATTGCGGGCTTTCCAGCCAAGTGACATTTGAGGCGGCGGCAAACCAAACTTACTACTTCTTCGTGCACGGCTACTCTACGACGAGTCAAGGGAATTACGTCCTAAACGTTACGTCAGGCGGCCTGTTTGTTCCGGCTAATGATACATGTCCGGGCACGACCATTAACTCGCTGCCTTTCACGGACAATGGCAACACCGTTTGCGCGAACAACGACTTCGCCAACTGTATCGGCACAACTTCACCGGACGTCGTGTATAACTACACTCCGTTGGCATGCGGAATGGTGACCGTGTCGTTGTGCGGTTCGAACTACGACACTGCCATCGAAGTACGCGCAGGCGGCGACTGTCCCGGGTTGGTTCGCGTCAATTGCAACGACGATTTCTGCAGCTTGCAGAGCGAGCTAACCTTCTTCGCCGAAGCGGGAGTCCACTATTACTTCATCGTACACGGATTCTTCACATACGCCGGACCGTACACGATCAACGTCGCCGGTCAGTCCGGCGGTATACGCCCGAACGACGCCTGCACGGGTGCCTATGCAATTACGCAACTTCCGTACACCGACGTGGGCAGCACGTATTGCGCGGACAACGACAATGCCAATTGCGTCGGCACGAATAGCTGGGATGTTTTCTATTCTTTGCAACTCGAGTCGTGCACGGAAGTCACAGTTTCGCTGTGCGGTTCGGAGTATGATACGGGTTTGGAAATTCGCTCCGGCGGTTTCACTTGCCCGGGAACGATATCGATTGCCTGCAACGACGACAACTACTGCGGCGACCAATATGTGCTTCAAAGCACCGCGACGTTTACGGCATTGTCCGGCCGTCCGTACTGGATCATCGTGCACGGTTATTCGGGTTATGCTGGACCGTTCATTATGAATGTGACGGGCAATACGTGTTCTCCGGAATCTTTGGTCGTGATTCGCCAGAACAACGACATCTATTTGGATTGGGCGCCGGTCGCATCTTCCGGTTCAGTCACATATAGTGTTTATCGTACGACGACACCGGATCCGCAGCCGATTGCCGCCAATTTGATTGGCACCACGGCGAACGCGTTCTACACCGATGCGAATGCGACGGCGAATCCGAACTTGCAGTACTACTACATCGTCACGGCATTGGGCCCGACGCTTCTGCTGGACACGCCGGGTGACGCCGCGATTGCATCTGTTCAGACGAAAACGGAGACCGTTGAAGCGACGACTGAATCGATGAGCTTTTATCTTAATCCCGATTGGATCTCCGGCCCGAATCCCGACAAGCCGCAGCCGGACGAGGAATTTGTTCCGGCGGTCAATTGGTACGGCACGCTGGCTCCGCAACCCGAATCAAAACAGGTCAAGAATTAG
- a CDS encoding chemotaxis protein CheW yields the protein MSLDPTQCKFGKWYAAFETDDPKLRVLLQQAVIPHAKIHELGKTAIELGKSGKKAEAQALIEEHRGTTLSRLVTLLNEAIQQVKDTTRQVVIVLSGDGGLVGICVDSLHSVVQINEQEVQHPDTVGGLKHYEAILGYWPHSQSGVVTCLLDVEKLYPSLSIAEVQ from the coding sequence TTGAGCCTTGATCCCACGCAATGCAAATTCGGGAAATGGTACGCTGCTTTTGAAACGGATGATCCGAAATTGAGAGTTTTGCTGCAGCAAGCGGTGATTCCTCACGCCAAGATTCACGAGCTTGGCAAAACAGCAATTGAATTGGGAAAAAGTGGAAAGAAGGCCGAAGCGCAGGCACTAATCGAAGAGCACAGGGGCACCACTCTCTCGCGTTTAGTGACCCTTTTGAACGAGGCTATCCAACAGGTCAAAGATACCACTCGTCAAGTCGTCATTGTTCTTTCAGGAGACGGAGGATTGGTCGGAATTTGCGTAGATTCGCTGCACTCCGTCGTGCAGATCAACGAACAGGAAGTGCAGCACCCCGACACCGTTGGTGGTCTGAAGCACTACGAGGCGATTCTTGGATACTGGCCTCATTCGCAATCGGGAGTCGTTACTTGTCTCCTCGACGTTGAAAAACTCTATCCGTCGCTTTCTATAGCTGAAGTTCAATAG
- a CDS encoding chemotaxis protein CheW, translating to MAGKWVTFCLGTEIYGVEIGHVREMVALMATRTVPKQPPEQLGVAILRNEIIPVMDMRRILGMANDHASIEIIDTLEARKEDHVNWLNSLGT from the coding sequence ATGGCTGGAAAGTGGGTCACGTTCTGTTTGGGGACGGAAATCTATGGGGTTGAGATCGGCCATGTTCGGGAAATGGTCGCATTGATGGCGACACGCACAGTTCCAAAACAGCCGCCCGAGCAGCTTGGGGTTGCCATTCTCCGCAACGAGATTATTCCTGTCATGGATATGCGGAGAATTCTCGGAATGGCGAATGACCACGCCAGCATAGAAATCATCGATACCCTCGAAGCTCGCAAAGAAGACCATGTCAATTGGTTGAATTCGCTCGGCACCTGA
- a CDS encoding sigma-54-dependent Fis family transcriptional regulator, with product MAKNRILVVDDEQHFRDWLVQTLKRRNYAVEACEDGQTALSLLEDGQQFDVIVSDVRMPKMSGLQLLRTVHERFPGVDVVIMTQYGSVPEAVAALKDGAIDFLEKPFPQETLLLRIQKAFEARKLKLENYQLKRELGTKFQFNNILGQSPKMLEVLEQLEMIVPTKATVLIQGESGTGKELIARALHENSPRRSGPFVKINCAAMPETLMESELFGHEKGAFTGAIKTVEGRFAMAHGGTLLLDEVSEMSPTMQAKLLRVLQEREFEKLGGRETIKIDVRIVATTNRDLKKAIADEQFREDLFHRLNVCPIMVSPLRDRREDIPVLASHFVSFYATEYAKDIQGIDEISMEQLMSYEWPGNVRELQHKMERAVIMCDDTHIRTKHLYLDGIETSPSSETMFTLDAQATATLSEIEKAAIFRALRVHDNNRTKTAESLGISIRTLRNKLREYREEGIAVD from the coding sequence ATGGCCAAGAATCGTATTTTGGTTGTAGATGACGAACAACATTTTCGCGACTGGCTGGTCCAAACGCTGAAAAGAAGAAACTATGCTGTCGAAGCCTGCGAAGACGGCCAAACAGCCCTAAGCCTGCTTGAAGACGGACAACAGTTCGACGTGATCGTTTCCGACGTCAGAATGCCCAAAATGTCAGGTCTTCAGCTCCTTCGAACCGTCCACGAGAGATTCCCCGGAGTGGACGTCGTGATCATGACGCAGTACGGAAGCGTGCCGGAAGCGGTCGCCGCGCTGAAAGACGGAGCCATTGATTTCCTTGAGAAGCCGTTCCCGCAGGAAACCTTATTATTGCGCATACAGAAAGCATTCGAAGCGCGTAAACTAAAACTCGAAAACTATCAACTAAAACGCGAACTCGGAACGAAATTCCAGTTCAATAATATTCTGGGCCAATCTCCCAAGATGCTCGAAGTACTCGAACAACTTGAGATGATCGTGCCGACCAAAGCGACGGTACTAATTCAGGGCGAATCGGGGACGGGTAAGGAATTGATCGCCCGTGCACTGCATGAAAACAGCCCGCGCCGCAGCGGCCCGTTCGTGAAAATCAACTGTGCCGCGATGCCCGAAACTCTTATGGAATCGGAACTCTTCGGACACGAAAAAGGTGCCTTCACCGGTGCAATTAAGACGGTCGAGGGCCGCTTCGCAATGGCGCACGGGGGAACATTGCTGCTTGACGAAGTCAGCGAAATGTCGCCGACGATGCAAGCCAAACTCTTGCGTGTGCTGCAAGAGCGTGAATTCGAAAAACTCGGCGGACGCGAAACCATCAAGATCGACGTCCGGATTGTGGCTACGACCAACCGTGACTTAAAGAAGGCCATCGCCGACGAGCAATTCCGCGAAGACCTCTTCCACCGTTTGAACGTCTGCCCGATCATGGTAAGCCCATTGCGCGACCGCCGCGAAGATATTCCCGTTTTGGCCAGCCATTTCGTTTCTTTCTATGCCACCGAGTATGCGAAAGATATTCAGGGCATCGACGAAATCTCCATGGAGCAATTGATGTCCTACGAATGGCCCGGCAATGTCCGCGAATTGCAGCATAAGATGGAGCGCGCCGTGATTATGTGCGATGACACCCACATTCGTACCAAGCATCTCTATCTCGACGGCATCGAAACTTCGCCGAGCTCTGAAACCATGTTCACGCTCGATGCGCAAGCCACGGCAACGTTGTCCGAAATCGAAAAGGCCGCTATTTTCCGTGCGCTACGCGTGCATGACAACAACCGTACGAAAACCGCAGAGTCCCTCGGCATTTCAATCCGCACTCTCCGCAACAAACTGCGTGAGTACCGTGAGGAAGGGATCGCCGTGGACTAA
- the uvrA gene encoding excinuclease ABC subunit UvrA: MESPFLRISGAREHNLQNVSLDLPRNRLIVITGISGSGKSSLAFDTLYAEGQRRYVESLSAYARQFLGLMEKPDVDAIEGLSPAISIQQKAGIRNPRSTVATVTEIYDYLRLLYARIGKPHCPNCGKPIQRQTAQEIVDALLQLPEGTKIQLLAPVVSGRKGEYKDIFENIQRDGFVRVRVDGEIRSLDEKIELNKKLRHTIEVVVDRLVIKDGLRSRMTDSVETTLRLSSGLLIAAIEGRKERIFSERFACPDCNISIQEVEPRLFSFNSPFGACERCTGLGFKMEIDPERIVPNDELSIEEGAVSTLSGGAEGWYGNMLEATAKKFKIPLTVPWKKLKAEHKQIILYGSGKKEVAFVWEGQKSRFETMGKWEGVIPNLMRRYQQTSSTQVREWIEDFMGNIPCPACGGARLKPEALAVLVNNQNINQVCDLSIGHAHDFFKGLDLNERDTIIAKQILKEVRERLTFLLDVGLDYLTLNRAAGSLSGGEAQRIRLATQIGSQLTGVMYILDEPSIGLHQRDNDRLIATLQRLRDIGNTVIVVEHDRDTIEAADHVVDLGPGAGRHGGKVVAEGTPFEVAKDEKSLTGRFLSGLDAIEVPQERRPGIGKSLGVRRARGNNLKDVSVDVPLGTFTVVTGVSGSGKSSLINETLYRALAQRFYSSKEPPLPYGQLTGLQYLDKVIDIDQSPIGRTPRSNPATYTGLFTVIRDLFSQLPEAKIRGYKPGRFSFNVKGGRCENCQGDGIIKIEMHFLPDVYVPCEVCHGKRYNRETLEVRWKGKSIADVLEMSVSEAREFFESMPSIARKLATLEEVGLGYIHLGQQATTLSGGEAQRVKLATELSRVATGRTIYILDEPTTGLHFHDIKLLLKVLHTLVDRGNTVLVIEHNLDVIKTADWIIDLGPEGGERGGEILVAGTPEDVAKHKLSHTGRYLNLELAARRNSSKTSNKKRKAEASV; encoded by the coding sequence ATGGAATCCCCTTTCCTGCGCATTTCCGGAGCCCGCGAGCACAATCTTCAGAATGTGTCTCTCGACCTGCCGCGCAACCGATTGATTGTTATTACTGGCATTTCCGGGTCCGGGAAGTCCTCTTTAGCATTTGATACGTTGTATGCTGAGGGACAACGCAGGTATGTGGAATCCCTCTCGGCATATGCGCGGCAATTCCTCGGATTGATGGAAAAGCCGGACGTGGACGCGATTGAAGGCCTCTCGCCCGCGATCTCAATTCAACAGAAAGCGGGTATTCGCAATCCACGCTCGACCGTTGCGACGGTCACCGAGATCTACGATTACTTGAGGTTGTTATATGCGCGCATCGGCAAACCGCATTGTCCGAACTGCGGCAAACCGATTCAGCGGCAGACCGCGCAGGAAATCGTCGACGCGCTCTTGCAGCTCCCTGAAGGCACGAAGATTCAGTTGCTCGCGCCTGTCGTTTCGGGCCGCAAGGGTGAGTACAAGGATATTTTCGAGAACATCCAGCGCGACGGATTTGTGCGCGTGCGCGTGGACGGCGAAATTCGTTCGCTCGACGAGAAGATCGAGTTGAACAAGAAACTCCGTCACACGATTGAAGTCGTGGTGGACCGACTTGTGATTAAAGACGGTCTGCGTTCGCGCATGACGGACTCAGTGGAAACGACGCTGCGTCTCTCCAGCGGACTTTTGATCGCGGCGATTGAAGGCCGGAAAGAGCGCATCTTCAGTGAACGCTTCGCCTGTCCCGATTGCAATATCTCGATTCAGGAAGTCGAGCCGCGACTCTTCAGCTTCAACTCTCCCTTTGGCGCCTGCGAGCGCTGCACGGGACTCGGCTTCAAGATGGAGATCGACCCGGAGCGAATCGTTCCGAACGACGAACTCTCGATCGAAGAAGGAGCGGTGTCGACGTTGTCCGGCGGCGCGGAGGGCTGGTACGGCAACATGCTCGAAGCCACGGCCAAGAAATTCAAGATTCCCTTGACCGTGCCGTGGAAGAAGCTCAAAGCGGAACATAAGCAAATCATTCTCTACGGCTCGGGCAAGAAGGAAGTCGCTTTCGTTTGGGAAGGACAGAAGTCGCGCTTCGAGACGATGGGCAAATGGGAAGGCGTGATTCCCAATCTGATGCGCCGCTATCAACAGACGTCGTCGACGCAAGTTCGCGAGTGGATTGAAGACTTCATGGGCAACATCCCCTGCCCTGCCTGCGGCGGCGCGCGGCTGAAACCCGAAGCTCTGGCCGTGCTGGTCAACAATCAAAACATCAATCAGGTCTGCGACCTCTCTATCGGTCACGCGCACGATTTTTTCAAAGGACTCGATCTGAACGAACGCGACACGATCATCGCCAAGCAGATTTTGAAGGAAGTCCGCGAGCGCTTGACCTTTTTGCTTGACGTCGGTTTGGATTACCTGACATTGAATCGCGCGGCGGGAAGTCTTTCCGGCGGCGAAGCGCAGCGCATTCGCTTGGCGACTCAAATCGGCTCGCAATTGACGGGCGTGATGTACATTCTTGATGAGCCCTCAATCGGTTTGCATCAGCGCGATAACGATAGACTGATTGCGACGCTTCAAAGACTGCGCGACATCGGCAATACGGTCATCGTCGTCGAACATGACCGCGACACCATCGAAGCCGCCGACCACGTCGTGGACTTGGGTCCCGGAGCGGGTCGTCACGGCGGAAAAGTTGTCGCCGAGGGAACACCGTTTGAAGTGGCGAAGGATGAGAAATCTTTGACCGGACGATTTTTGAGCGGACTCGATGCGATTGAGGTGCCGCAGGAACGGCGACCGGGAATTGGCAAAAGTTTGGGTGTGCGGCGCGCGCGCGGAAACAACTTGAAAGATGTTTCTGTGGATGTACCGCTGGGAACGTTCACCGTGGTGACGGGTGTGTCGGGATCAGGAAAATCTTCGCTGATCAATGAGACTCTATACCGCGCGTTGGCACAGCGATTCTATTCCTCGAAAGAGCCGCCGCTTCCGTATGGCCAGTTGACGGGATTGCAATACCTAGATAAGGTGATCGACATCGATCAATCACCGATTGGCCGCACGCCGCGCTCGAATCCGGCAACGTACACGGGACTCTTCACGGTAATCCGCGATCTTTTCAGCCAACTTCCCGAGGCAAAGATTCGCGGATACAAACCGGGGCGCTTCTCGTTCAATGTGAAGGGGGGTCGTTGCGAGAATTGCCAAGGCGACGGCATTATCAAAATTGAGATGCACTTCCTTCCCGATGTATACGTGCCGTGCGAAGTTTGTCACGGGAAGCGCTACAACCGCGAAACGCTCGAAGTACGGTGGAAAGGCAAGTCTATCGCCGACGTGCTGGAGATGAGCGTCTCCGAAGCGCGCGAGTTTTTCGAGAGCATGCCCTCGATTGCAAGGAAACTTGCGACACTTGAAGAAGTCGGATTGGGTTATATTCATCTCGGTCAACAGGCTACGACGCTCTCCGGAGGCGAAGCGCAGCGCGTGAAGCTCGCGACTGAGCTTTCGCGCGTCGCTACGGGCCGCACAATCTACATTTTGGACGAACCGACGACGGGGCTGCACTTCCACGACATCAAGCTCTTGCTCAAAGTGCTGCACACGCTGGTCGATCGAGGGAATACGGTGCTCGTAATCGAACACAATCTCGACGTGATCAAGACTGCCGACTGGATCATCGACTTGGGTCCGGAAGGCGGCGAGCGCGGCGGCGAAATATTGGTGGCGGGAACGCCCGAAGATGTCGCGAAGCACAAATTGAGTCACACGGGCAGATATTTGAACCTCGAACTTGCGGCGCGACGCAACAGCTCCAAGACTTCAAACAAGAAGCGGAAGGCGGAGGCCAGCGTTTGA
- a CDS encoding M28 family peptidase: protein MIKCIVLFLAISSLVFAFDAQRAYDFANELSSEKYEGRRSGHPGGLKAEEYVADYCKTLGLSPLGTNGYFQEVPMLVTQEQSSSFSITNSELGKISFVQGLDYTLITHSGSRYVNAEAVLVGHGIVAEEKGLNDYGDVDVRGKVVVIQRGAPKSAYSFDNERSRTKTLAWAKERGAAAVMWHDRTFPVNGAAIPADSYTPDMPMLYVGDRVLQVLLENTGFSLKSYQDKINSGAAPLETGKQVSLSVATKELKGKNGSNVIAVRLGSDAVLKNEVIVVGGHLDHCGATAGGIVYNGADDDASGSALVAELARVVAEAPAMKRTVMFIWFTGEEDGLLGSKYFVQHPTIPFGNIVSMLNFDMVGQGDGGATIVGLELLGNVGKAWADSLALLEKGPKLYGYDGDASSDYGPFVGGGAPGVAFFSSGSHPFYHQFSDDGKWLNVESFKSVGEQAEALLTNLANRQGSLASRSDSLKMISRFATTIDLDGYFLDPQGTVKSSSSIEVAWLPHNSDVPMSDMVNRISHFLAFCNSKKIVCSGLKDAVGKQSELKRGTVLAIPEISLRARPIEDALALAKLGLSMVSLMPTSDAVKMAMPDQLFNTLKDNGVYALIPMDYNTSARVQRWGSQGIVTTSLAQFAESPAEIRDSLLTSDALLLIDVVSPPTAEQLETVRAGSQRYVHLNFGESFDDLRDSDQKKAFTKLYEAGFTRDEIFLMTGKNLNRFLNG, encoded by the coding sequence TTGATCAAATGTATTGTACTTTTTCTTGCGATAAGCTCGCTTGTTTTCGCATTCGACGCACAGCGCGCATACGATTTTGCAAACGAACTTTCAAGCGAAAAATATGAGGGGCGCAGGTCAGGGCATCCGGGCGGACTAAAAGCCGAAGAATACGTCGCCGACTATTGCAAGACTCTTGGACTGAGTCCGTTAGGAACGAACGGTTATTTTCAAGAAGTGCCTATGCTGGTCACTCAAGAGCAGAGTTCGTCATTTTCGATCACGAACTCGGAGCTGGGTAAAATCAGTTTTGTTCAAGGATTGGATTACACGCTAATCACGCATTCCGGGTCGCGGTACGTCAACGCCGAAGCAGTGCTTGTGGGACACGGAATTGTCGCCGAAGAAAAAGGACTCAACGATTACGGGGACGTGGACGTGCGCGGCAAAGTCGTCGTGATTCAGCGGGGCGCACCGAAAAGCGCATACAGTTTTGACAACGAACGCAGTCGCACTAAGACGCTCGCTTGGGCTAAAGAACGCGGAGCGGCGGCGGTCATGTGGCATGACCGCACCTTTCCGGTCAACGGGGCCGCGATTCCGGCAGACAGCTACACACCTGATATGCCGATGCTCTATGTCGGCGACCGCGTGCTGCAAGTATTACTCGAGAACACCGGCTTCTCGTTAAAGAGCTATCAAGACAAAATCAATTCAGGCGCCGCGCCGCTTGAAACCGGAAAACAAGTTTCGCTCTCCGTCGCGACCAAAGAACTTAAAGGCAAGAACGGCAGCAATGTCATTGCCGTGAGACTTGGCTCGGACGCCGTTTTGAAGAATGAAGTTATTGTCGTCGGCGGACATTTGGATCACTGCGGAGCAACTGCGGGCGGAATCGTTTACAACGGCGCCGACGACGACGCGTCGGGCAGCGCGCTTGTCGCCGAGCTTGCCCGCGTCGTTGCAGAAGCTCCCGCGATGAAGCGCACGGTGATGTTCATCTGGTTCACCGGCGAAGAAGACGGACTCTTGGGCAGCAAGTACTTCGTGCAACATCCGACCATTCCGTTCGGCAATATCGTATCGATGCTGAATTTTGACATGGTGGGGCAAGGCGACGGTGGAGCGACGATCGTCGGACTTGAACTCTTGGGTAATGTCGGGAAGGCTTGGGCGGACTCACTGGCACTACTTGAAAAAGGCCCGAAGCTATACGGCTATGACGGTGACGCGTCAAGCGACTATGGCCCGTTCGTTGGCGGCGGCGCACCGGGCGTCGCGTTCTTCTCGTCGGGAAGCCATCCGTTTTATCACCAATTCAGTGACGACGGCAAGTGGTTGAACGTCGAATCATTCAAGAGCGTCGGCGAACAAGCTGAGGCTCTGCTTACGAACCTTGCCAATCGTCAAGGCTCGCTGGCGAGTCGTTCAGATTCGCTCAAGATGATCAGCCGGTTTGCGACGACGATCGACCTTGACGGATATTTTCTCGATCCGCAGGGAACGGTCAAATCATCCAGTTCAATCGAAGTCGCATGGCTGCCGCACAACTCGGACGTACCGATGAGCGATATGGTCAACCGGATTTCGCACTTCCTGGCTTTTTGCAATTCAAAGAAGATTGTATGTTCCGGCTTGAAAGATGCTGTTGGAAAGCAGAGCGAACTGAAGCGGGGAACGGTTCTGGCTATTCCTGAGATAAGTTTGCGTGCGCGTCCCATTGAAGACGCACTTGCGCTTGCCAAGTTGGGATTGTCGATGGTGAGTTTGATGCCGACTTCCGACGCAGTGAAGATGGCCATGCCCGATCAGCTTTTCAACACTTTGAAAGACAACGGGGTTTATGCTCTGATTCCGATGGACTATAACACATCGGCGCGCGTGCAACGGTGGGGCTCGCAAGGTATCGTTACGACGTCTCTCGCGCAATTCGCCGAGTCCCCCGCGGAGATTCGCGACTCTTTGCTGACGAGCGACGCCTTGCTTTTGATTGACGTGGTCTCGCCGCCGACCGCAGAGCAACTTGAAACGGTTCGCGCCGGAAGCCAGCGGTACGTACATTTGAACTTCGGCGAGTCCTTTGACGATTTGCGCGACAGCGATCAGAAGAAGGCTTTCACGAAACTTTATGAAGCGGGCTTCACGCGCGACGAAATATTCCTCATGACAGGAAAGAATTTGAACAGATTTTTGAACGGATAG